One Oryza glaberrima chromosome 11, OglaRS2, whole genome shotgun sequence genomic region harbors:
- the LOC127754700 gene encoding uncharacterized protein LOC127754700: MCLKYDMCEYIRAYAAKVLTKLEKEFSCNTAGHAAENGITASDKSEKPIGVSTVGDLNCEQPDSMGKNERDLKDSNVKWNSNMKKLKKARKKRLKRAEKRLKREEKRKSEDQTEG, translated from the exons ATGTGCCTGAAGTATGATATGTGTGAGTATATCCGGGCATATGCAGCAAAAGTTTTAACCAAGCTTGAGAAAGAATTTTCTTGCAATACAGCTGGTCATGCTGCTGAAAATGGCATTACTGCTAGTGACAAATCAGAGAAGCCTATAGG GGTCAGTACTGTTGGAGATCTGAATTGTGAACAACCTGATTCGATGGGCAAGAATGAACGCGATCTTAAGGACAGTAACGTGAAGTGGAATTCGAACATGAAGAAGCTGAAGAAGGCGCGGAAGAAGAGGTTGAAGAGGGCGGAGAAGAGGCtgaagagggaggagaagaggaagtcGGAGGATCAGACTGAAGGTTGA
- the LOC127754701 gene encoding uncharacterized protein LOC127754701: protein MVVDASSNGETKSSEVPITATYIPRDVEYLREAMALEWVADKEDEETTADLLDAPPVFLIDYPDLFERGWGWERLFPYHSSSVEWPQFKKYLEEYSSHNAGQVATLCSQLRSVQGQGIPPAGCGVLHDAANLCIKIENKLLRSCHSALTVEEIILSSKIKECASHMIQSEGESSAAAEGLVCITMEAELICISLEHELDPTETISFSNEVSGSLP from the exons ATGGTGGTAGATGCGAGTAGCAATGGAGAGACCAAGTCATCAGAGGTGCCCATCACTGCCACCTACATCCCCCGTGATGTGGAATACCTGCGCGAAGCCATGGCGTTGGAGTGGGTCGCCGACAAGGAGGATGAGGAGACTACCGCTGATCTGCTCGACGCACCGCCGGTGTTCTTGATCGACTATCCAG ATCTTTTCGAGAGAGGATGGGGATGGGAAAGGTTGTTTCCGTACCATTCTAGTTCTGTTGAGTGGCCACAATTCAAGAAATACCTCGAGGAGTATTCCAGCCACAATGCTGGCCAAGTTGCCACTCTCTGCTCCCAGCTCAGGTCTGTCCAGGGACAAGGCATTCCTCCTGCTGGATGTGGTGTCCTCCATGATGCAGCCAACCTG TGTATCAAGATTGAGAACAAGTTGCTTAGGAGCTGTCATAGTGCACTCACGGTTGAAGAGATCATCCTGAGCTCCAAGATCAAGGAGTGTGCAAGCCATATGATTCAGTCAGAGGGCGAATCTTCTGCTGCAGCTGAAGGCTTGGTG TGTATCACGATGGAGGCTGAGTTGATATGCATTTCATTGGAACATGAGTTGGATCCCACCGAGACGATCAGCTTCAGCAATGAGGTCTCCGGCAGTCTGCCTTAA
- the LOC127754388 gene encoding wall-associated receptor kinase-like 14 isoform X1: MNPTNVTYELLEEITDGFSEERKLGEGGYGTVYKGEHKNGDKIAVKILHDTQDFDGKKLQNEFGNLMIVSHPNIVQLVGYCYEIKHTHGQVKGRPVLVATIHRALCFEYMPRGSLENYLSDKVDGLDWPIRYKIIKGTCEGLKHLHVEMRPPIYHLDLKPANILLDNNMVPKIADFGLSRFITEDKTMTTKTLVGTITYLPREYIERKEISNKLDIFSLGVVMLEIIAGPGPTGRFRSTEIPSQEFTDQVLGNWKTRLEAGRNGPLLEAYCQQVKTCTEIALKCMETDRENRPNIVEIINQINEKEAIIGELPIDHALEKLPSHNNESVTLESKLASHLNLNETKENHEADHHNSSCSKEKEEDREEDLIIPMEHPDVPIDVHPSEPWILTSNMFGSVDILNYNTHETMNLIQGSYGPIVTAAKFIARKQWFVVGHHDGFIRVYTYESPVKQVKRFKAHAWSWTITTLDVHPTEPYLLSVGSQDQIKLWDWNKDWECIRTFDPHGVAYQIKFNPKDTHKFAVASLMDAQVWNIRSSRHEFTLSGHGSIVDCFDFFTRGNQLYMITGSWDKTAKIWDCQRRTCVQTLEGHTDCITCVCSHPDLPILLTGSNDETVRLWNATTFKLEGVLDFELGKVTAIVCLKGSKRVAIGHDAGLVITEIRHGKPAPSNR, from the exons ATGAATCCAACTAATGTAACATACGAATTGTTAGAAGAAATTACAGATGGATTCTCTGAGGAGCGAAAGCTTGGTGAAGGTGGATATGGAACAGTTTACAAG GGAGAGCATAAAAATGGAGATAAAATTGCAGTGAAGATTCTTCATGATACGCAAGATTTTGACGGCAAGAAATTACAAAATGAGTTTGGGAACCTTATGATAGTCAGCCATCCAAACATTGTACAGTTAGTTGGATACTGCTATGAAATAAAACATACACACGGACAAGTCAAAGGAAGACCAGTTTTGGTTGCAACAATACATAGAGCACTCTGCTTCGAGTATATGCCTCGGGGGAGCCTTGAAAATTATCTTTCTG ATAAAGTTGATGGTCTTGACTGGCCTATACGGTACAAAATTATTAAAGGGACATGTGAGGGTTTAAAACATCTTCATGTGGAAATGAGGCCACCTATTTACCATTTGGACCTAAAGCCTGCCAATATTTTGCTAGACAACAACATGGTGCCGAAAATTGCAGATTTTGGTTTGTCTAGGTTCATCACTGAAGACAAAACCATGACTACAAAAACTCTTGTTGGGACAAT CACATACCTACCACGAGAGTACATAGAGAGGAAAGAAATATCAAACAAGTTAGACATATTCAGCTTGGGCGTTGTAATGCTAGAGATAATTGCTGGACCTGGACCTACAGGGCGCTTCAGAAGCACCGAAATTCCTTCTCAAGAATTTACCGATCAA GTACTAGGGAATTGGAAAACTAGGTTAGAGGCAGGAAGGAATGGTCCCCTACTGGAAGCATATTGCCAGCAAGTGAAGACATGCACCGAGATAGCACTGAAATGCATGGAGACTGATAGGGAAAATAGGCCTAATATAGTGGAAATCATCAATCAAATTAACGAGAAAGAAGCTATCATTGGTGAg CTGCCGATAGACCATGCCTTGGAGAAGCTACCCTCACACAACAACGAGTCTGTTACTCTTGAGAGCAAATTGGCAAGCCATTTGAACTTAAATGAGACCAAAGAAAATCATGAAGCCGATCACCATAACAGTTCTTGTTccaaagagaaagaggaggaccGAGAGGAAGATCTG ATCATCCCAATGGAACATCCTGATGTTCCAATAGATGTGCATCCATCGGAACCATG GATCTTGACGAGCAATATGTTTGGCTCAGTTGACATCTTGAACTATAATACGCAT GAAACAATGAACCTGATTCAAGGCTCATATGGACCAATAG TTACTGCAGccaagttcatcgcgcgaaagCAATGGTTCGTGGTTGGACATCACGATGGTTTCATAAGAGTTTACACATATGAGTCCCCGGTAAAGCAAGTGAAGAGATTCAAAGCTCATGCTTGGAGTTGGACCATCACAACTTTGGATGTCCATCCAACTGAGCCTTACCTACTGTCAGTAGGCTCACAAGACCAGATCAAGCTGTGGGACTGGAACAAGGACTGGGAGTGTATCAGGACATTTGACCCCCATGGCGTAGCATATCAAATCAAATTTAACCCAAAAGATACACATAAATTTGCTGTTGCAAGCTTGATGGATGCTCAG gttTGGAATATACGTTCTTCGCGTCATGAATTCACACTGTCTGGGCATGGATCTATAGTGGATTGTTTTGATTTCTTTACTCGAGGCAATCAGCTGTACATGATAACTGGTTCATGGGACAAAACAGCCAAG ATCTGGGACTGTCAGAGAAGGACTTGTGTTCAAACACTTGAAGGACATACGGATTGTATCACCTGTGTTTGTTCCCATCCAGATCTGCCAATCCTACTTACAGGTTCAAATGATGAGACAGTTCGTCTGTGGAATGCCACTACCTTCAA GCTGGAAGGTGTACTGGACTTTGAGCTCGGCAAAGTTACTGCTATAGTTTGCTTAAAGGGTTCAAAACG AGTTGCGATTGGACATGATGCTGGATTAGTGATTACTGAAATTCGTCATGGAAAGCCTGCTCCCAGCAACAGATAA
- the LOC127754388 gene encoding cysteine-rich receptor-like protein kinase 26 isoform X2 — protein sequence MNPTNVTYELLEEITDGFSEERKLGEGGYGTVYKGEHKNGDKIAVKILHDTQDFDGKKLQNEFGNLMIVSHPNIVQLVGYCYEIKHTHGQVKGRPVLVATIHRALCFEYMPRGSLENYLSDKVDGLDWPIRYKIIKGTCEGLKHLHVEMRPPIYHLDLKPANILLDNNMVPKIADFGLSRFITEDKTMTTKTLVGTITYLPREYIERKEISNKLDIFSLGVVMLEIIAGPGPTGRFRSTEIPSQEFTDQVLGNWKTRLEAGRNGPLLEAYCQQVKTCTEIALKCMETDRENRPNIVEIINQINEKEAIIGEIIPMEHPDVPIDVHPSEPWILTSNMFGSVDILNYNTHETMNLIQGSYGPIVTAAKFIARKQWFVVGHHDGFIRVYTYESPVKQVKRFKAHAWSWTITTLDVHPTEPYLLSVGSQDQIKLWDWNKDWECIRTFDPHGVAYQIKFNPKDTHKFAVASLMDAQVWNIRSSRHEFTLSGHGSIVDCFDFFTRGNQLYMITGSWDKTAKIWDCQRRTCVQTLEGHTDCITCVCSHPDLPILLTGSNDETVRLWNATTFKLEGVLDFELGKVTAIVCLKGSKRVAIGHDAGLVITEIRHGKPAPSNR from the exons ATGAATCCAACTAATGTAACATACGAATTGTTAGAAGAAATTACAGATGGATTCTCTGAGGAGCGAAAGCTTGGTGAAGGTGGATATGGAACAGTTTACAAG GGAGAGCATAAAAATGGAGATAAAATTGCAGTGAAGATTCTTCATGATACGCAAGATTTTGACGGCAAGAAATTACAAAATGAGTTTGGGAACCTTATGATAGTCAGCCATCCAAACATTGTACAGTTAGTTGGATACTGCTATGAAATAAAACATACACACGGACAAGTCAAAGGAAGACCAGTTTTGGTTGCAACAATACATAGAGCACTCTGCTTCGAGTATATGCCTCGGGGGAGCCTTGAAAATTATCTTTCTG ATAAAGTTGATGGTCTTGACTGGCCTATACGGTACAAAATTATTAAAGGGACATGTGAGGGTTTAAAACATCTTCATGTGGAAATGAGGCCACCTATTTACCATTTGGACCTAAAGCCTGCCAATATTTTGCTAGACAACAACATGGTGCCGAAAATTGCAGATTTTGGTTTGTCTAGGTTCATCACTGAAGACAAAACCATGACTACAAAAACTCTTGTTGGGACAAT CACATACCTACCACGAGAGTACATAGAGAGGAAAGAAATATCAAACAAGTTAGACATATTCAGCTTGGGCGTTGTAATGCTAGAGATAATTGCTGGACCTGGACCTACAGGGCGCTTCAGAAGCACCGAAATTCCTTCTCAAGAATTTACCGATCAA GTACTAGGGAATTGGAAAACTAGGTTAGAGGCAGGAAGGAATGGTCCCCTACTGGAAGCATATTGCCAGCAAGTGAAGACATGCACCGAGATAGCACTGAAATGCATGGAGACTGATAGGGAAAATAGGCCTAATATAGTGGAAATCATCAATCAAATTAACGAGAAAGAAGCTATCATTGGTGAg ATCATCCCAATGGAACATCCTGATGTTCCAATAGATGTGCATCCATCGGAACCATG GATCTTGACGAGCAATATGTTTGGCTCAGTTGACATCTTGAACTATAATACGCAT GAAACAATGAACCTGATTCAAGGCTCATATGGACCAATAG TTACTGCAGccaagttcatcgcgcgaaagCAATGGTTCGTGGTTGGACATCACGATGGTTTCATAAGAGTTTACACATATGAGTCCCCGGTAAAGCAAGTGAAGAGATTCAAAGCTCATGCTTGGAGTTGGACCATCACAACTTTGGATGTCCATCCAACTGAGCCTTACCTACTGTCAGTAGGCTCACAAGACCAGATCAAGCTGTGGGACTGGAACAAGGACTGGGAGTGTATCAGGACATTTGACCCCCATGGCGTAGCATATCAAATCAAATTTAACCCAAAAGATACACATAAATTTGCTGTTGCAAGCTTGATGGATGCTCAG gttTGGAATATACGTTCTTCGCGTCATGAATTCACACTGTCTGGGCATGGATCTATAGTGGATTGTTTTGATTTCTTTACTCGAGGCAATCAGCTGTACATGATAACTGGTTCATGGGACAAAACAGCCAAG ATCTGGGACTGTCAGAGAAGGACTTGTGTTCAAACACTTGAAGGACATACGGATTGTATCACCTGTGTTTGTTCCCATCCAGATCTGCCAATCCTACTTACAGGTTCAAATGATGAGACAGTTCGTCTGTGGAATGCCACTACCTTCAA GCTGGAAGGTGTACTGGACTTTGAGCTCGGCAAAGTTACTGCTATAGTTTGCTTAAAGGGTTCAAAACG AGTTGCGATTGGACATGATGCTGGATTAGTGATTACTGAAATTCGTCATGGAAAGCCTGCTCCCAGCAACAGATAA
- the LOC127754389 gene encoding serine/threonine-protein kinase-like protein At1g28390 — MNPTNVPYQLLKEITDGFSEERKLGKGGYGTVYKGEHKNGDKIAVKILHTEGFDDNKFNNEFGNLMMANHTNIIRLVGYCYEIKYTTGLAKGRLALIATIDRALCFEYMPRGSLENYLSDEDDGLDWPIRYKIIKGTCEGLKHLHVEMNPPIYHLDLKPANILLDNNMVPKIADFGLSRFITEEKTMITKNLVGTLPYMPREYIERKEISNKLDIFSLGAVMLDIIAGPTGRFRSTKMPSLEFTNQVQGKWKNRLQTRRNGPLLEAYCQQVKTCTEIALKCLEIDRENRPNILEIINQINEKEDIIGELPIDHALEKLPSYNNESINLESKLASHLNLNETRENQDHHNESCSKEKEEDQEEDQIIPMEHPDFPRDVHPSEPWILTSNMFGSVDILNCNTQETVNLIQGSYGPLVTAAKFIARKQWFVVGHHDGFIRVYTYESPVKQVKRFKAHVWNITTLDVHPTEPYLLSVGSQDQIKLWDWNKGWECIKTFDLHGLAYQIKFNPKDTHKFAIASLKDAQVWNIRSSRHEFTLSGHGYIVSCLDYFTRGNQLYMITGSWDKTAKIWDCQRRTCVQTLEGHTDCITCVCSHPDLPILLTGSNDETVRLWNSITFKLEGVLDFELGQVTAIVCLKGSKRVVIGHDAGLVITEIRHEKPGPSNR, encoded by the exons ATGAATCCAACTAATGTACCATACCAATTGTTAAAAGAAATTACAGATGGATTCTCTGAGGAGCGAAAGCTTGGTAAAGGTGGATATGGAACAGTTTATAAG GGAGAGCATAAAAATGGAGATAAAATTGCGGTGAAGATTCTTCACACGGAAGGGTTTGACGATAATAAATTCAATAATGAGTTTGGGAACCTTATGATGGCCAACCATACAAACATTATACGGTTAGTTGGATACTGCtatgaaataaaatatacaaCTGGACTGGCTAAAGGAAGACTAGCTTTGATTGCAACCATAGATAGAGCACTTTGCTTTGAGTATATGCCTCGGGGGAGCCTTGAAAACTATCTTTCTG ATGAAGATGATGGTCTTGACTGGCCCATACGGTACAAAATTATTAAAGGGACATGCGAGGGTTTAAAACATCTCCATGTGGAAATGAACCCACCTATTTACCATTTGGACCTAAAGCCTGCCAATATTTTGCTAGACAACAATATGGTGCCAAAAATTGCAGATTTTGGTTTGTCTAGGTTCATCACtgaagaaaaaacaatgatCACAAAAAATCTTGTTGGGACTCT CCCATACATGCCACGAGAATACATAGAGAGGAAAGAAATATCAAACAAGTTAGACATATTCAGCTTGGGCGCTGTAATGCTAGATATAATTGCAGGACCTACAGGACGCTTCAGAAGCACGAAAATGCCTTCCCTAGAATTTACCAATCAA GTACAAGGGAAATGGAAAAACAGGTTACAGACAAGAAGGAATGGTCCCTTACTGGAAGCATATTGCCAGCAAGTAAAGACATGCACTGAGATAGCACTGAAATGcctggaaattgatagggaaaATAGGCCTAATATATTGGAAATCATCAATCAAATTAATGAGAAAGAAGATATAATTGGTGAG CTGCCGATAGACCATGCCTTGGAGAAGCTACCCTCATACAACAACGAGTCTATCAACCTTGAGAGCAAATTGGCAAGCCATTTGAACTTAAATGAGACCAGAGAAAACCAAGATCACCATAACGAATCATGTTccaaagagaaagaggaggaccAGGAGGAAGATCAG ATCATCCCAATGGAACATCCTGATTTTCCAAGAGATGTGCATCCATCAGAGCCATG GATCTTGACGAGCAATATGTTTGGCTCAGTTGACATCTTGAACTGTAATACGCAG GAAACAGTGAACCTGATTCAAGGCTCATATGGACCACTAG TTACCGCGGCCAAGTTTATCGCACGAAAGCAATGGTTTGTGGTTGGACATCATGATGGTTTCATAAGAGTTTACACATATGAGTCCCCAGTAAAGCAAGTGAAGAGATTCAAAGCACATGTATGGAACATCACAACTTTGGATGTCCATCCAACTGAGCCTTACCTACTGTCAGTAGGCTCACAAGACCAGATCAAGCTGTGGGACTGGAACAAGGGCTGGGAGTGCATTAAGACATTTGACCTCCATGGCCTAGcatatcaaataaaatttaacccAAAAGATACACATAAATTTGCTATTGCGAGCTTGAAGGATGCACAG gttTGGAATATCCGTTCTTCCCGTCATGAATTCACATTGTCTGGGCACGGATATATAGTGAGTTGCTTGGATTACTTTACTCGAGGCAATCAACTGTACATGATAACTGGTTCCTGGGACAAAACAGCCAAG ATCTGGGATTGCCAGAGAAGGACTTGTGTTCAAACACTTGAAGGACATACGGATTGTATTACCTGTGTTTGTTCCCATCCAGATCTTCCAATACTACTTACAGGTTCAAATGATGAGACAGTTCGTCTGTGGAACTCCATAACCTTTAA GCTTGAGGGTGTACTGGACTTTGAGCTCGGACAAGTTACTGCTATAGTTTGTTTGAAGGGCTCAAAACG AGTTGTGATTGGACATGATGCTGGATTAGTGATTACTGAAATTCGTCATGAAAAGCCTGGTCCCAGCAACAGATAA